A window from Lactiplantibacillus pentosus encodes these proteins:
- a CDS encoding GAF domain-containing protein — MATTETSLMNQQLDALLFQETNLVANLANASALLNSTYDDLNWAGFYLFNDETGELDLGPFQGKVACMHIKVGAGLVGTAFETQTNQRIADVHQFPGHIACDSASNSEIVVPITKDGHQIGVLDVDSPSLDRFSAEDEAELTEFVAILTTHID, encoded by the coding sequence ATGGCTACCACCGAAACATCACTTATGAACCAACAGCTCGACGCGTTACTTTTTCAAGAAACGAACTTGGTCGCGAACCTAGCCAACGCTAGCGCCCTCCTCAACAGTACGTATGACGACTTGAACTGGGCCGGCTTCTACTTATTTAACGATGAGACTGGCGAGCTCGACCTCGGTCCCTTTCAAGGCAAAGTTGCCTGCATGCACATCAAAGTCGGTGCAGGGCTCGTTGGTACGGCCTTTGAAACGCAAACTAACCAACGGATCGCGGACGTTCATCAATTTCCAGGCCACATTGCCTGCGATAGTGCCAGCAATTCTGAAATCGTCGTTCCAATCACCAAAGACGGTCACCAAATTGGCGTCCTCGACGTTGATTCCCCATCCTTAGACCGTTTTAGTGCCGAAGATGAGGCTGAATTGACTGAATTCGTTGCAATTTTAACGACGCACATTGACTAA
- the rpsD gene encoding 30S ribosomal protein S4, with amino-acid sequence MSRYTGPSWKISRRLGMSLSGTGKELARRPYAPGDHGQGRRGKLSEYGTQLREKQKLRMMYGLTERQFANLFIKAGKIREGKHGVNFMILLERRLDNMVYRLGLATTRRQARQLVNHGHITVDGKRVDIPSYEVSVGQVVSVREKSKKLAVITGAVEAVVARPNFVQFDADKLEGSLTRLPEREELEADIDESLIVEYYNKL; translated from the coding sequence ATGTCTCGTTATACAGGTCCAAGTTGGAAGATTTCCCGTCGTTTGGGAATGTCCCTTTCAGGTACTGGTAAAGAATTAGCTCGCCGCCCTTACGCTCCTGGTGATCATGGCCAAGGCCGTCGTGGTAAGCTTTCAGAATACGGTACTCAATTACGTGAAAAGCAAAAGTTACGGATGATGTACGGTTTAACTGAACGTCAATTCGCTAACTTATTCATCAAAGCTGGTAAGATTCGCGAAGGTAAGCATGGTGTTAACTTCATGATCTTACTCGAACGTCGTTTGGATAACATGGTTTACCGTTTAGGTTTGGCAACGACTCGTCGTCAAGCACGTCAATTAGTAAACCATGGTCACATCACTGTTGATGGCAAGCGCGTTGACATCCCTTCATACGAAGTTAGTGTTGGCCAAGTTGTCTCAGTTCGTGAAAAGTCCAAGAAGTTGGCTGTTATCACTGGCGCCGTTGAAGCCGTGGTTGCACGTCCTAACTTCGTTCAATTCGATGCTGATAAGCTTGAAGGCTCATTAACTCGTTTACCAGAACGTGAAGAACTTGAAGCAGATATCGACGAATCATTAATCGTTGAATACTACAACAAGCTTTAA
- a CDS encoding LytTR family DNA-binding domain-containing protein gives MKNSVDGGKSMKFDVCICSEDFASGECFCQKFNGGPELSLVKRVCHLSSLKRVARYLTQKPNYQVYFVVFAHWDTYALKVCRLIRAVDKFAVISLVTTQPVNAMAIIQSRVYPLNTYSIGDSDLNRRIVTDLKASLRLPMIGSSQKNGGWFFFENKSISLQLPLLDVNYFQTADEPHKIDVVTNFSKRTVTAKLSEIVVANPSFIRVHRSFVVNVPNIEVMDRSLQMLMMNNGDQIPVARRMMAEVGARIRSFNAGEGGVIGVQ, from the coding sequence ATGAAAAACAGCGTTGATGGGGGAAAATCAATGAAATTCGATGTTTGCATTTGTTCTGAGGATTTCGCGAGTGGGGAATGTTTTTGCCAGAAGTTCAATGGTGGGCCTGAATTATCGCTAGTCAAACGCGTCTGCCATTTGTCGTCATTAAAACGCGTCGCACGTTATTTGACGCAAAAACCCAATTATCAGGTTTATTTTGTGGTTTTTGCCCATTGGGACACGTATGCCTTAAAGGTTTGCCGGCTGATTAGAGCGGTTGATAAATTCGCAGTGATCAGTTTAGTCACTACGCAGCCCGTAAATGCGATGGCGATTATCCAGTCACGTGTTTACCCACTAAATACGTACAGCATAGGCGACAGCGACTTGAATCGGCGAATTGTGACTGATCTGAAAGCGAGTTTGCGTTTGCCGATGATTGGTAGTAGTCAGAAGAACGGGGGCTGGTTTTTCTTTGAAAATAAATCGATCAGTTTGCAGCTGCCGCTGTTGGACGTCAACTACTTTCAGACGGCTGATGAACCACACAAGATTGACGTGGTGACTAATTTTTCCAAACGAACCGTGACCGCAAAGCTATCGGAAATAGTGGTTGCTAACCCGAGCTTTATTCGTGTTCATCGGTCATTTGTAGTGAATGTGCCCAATATTGAAGTGATGGATCGCTCGCTTCAAATGTTAATGATGAATAATGGTGATCAGATACCGGTTGCTAGGAGGATGATGGCTGAAGTGGGTGCAAGAATTCGAAGCTTTAATGCAGGCGAGGGCGGCGTCATTGGGGTTCAGTAG
- a CDS encoding DUF1054 domain-containing protein codes for MFTNQDFEIFNDPTLAGRMQLIKTVIDPKFEQLAPLIIDHLQQPNGAPFYAHVAKHLRRHKNPPVDTWVAFSQNKRSYKAWPHFELGLWPDRLFIYFDILDECKPSVQAKMAIKDLTPKLMALPTGFVISNNHGEAKTMPATPANITAAIQKFDQYKHSELVVGRSVQVGDPLFDDPAELTATILTTFEQLLPIYDQVMNNR; via the coding sequence GTGTTTACGAATCAAGATTTTGAAATCTTTAATGACCCAACACTGGCTGGACGGATGCAGCTGATCAAAACGGTGATCGATCCGAAGTTTGAGCAATTGGCACCACTGATTATTGACCACTTGCAACAGCCAAACGGTGCGCCATTTTATGCCCATGTTGCCAAACATCTACGGCGCCATAAGAATCCGCCGGTAGATACGTGGGTGGCTTTTAGTCAAAATAAGCGGAGTTATAAGGCCTGGCCGCATTTTGAACTCGGCTTGTGGCCCGACCGGCTCTTTATCTATTTTGATATTTTGGACGAATGCAAGCCTAGCGTTCAGGCTAAAATGGCGATTAAAGACTTAACGCCCAAGCTCATGGCGCTGCCCACTGGTTTTGTCATCAGTAATAATCACGGTGAAGCCAAGACAATGCCCGCCACTCCCGCTAATATTACGGCAGCAATTCAGAAATTTGATCAGTATAAACATAGTGAACTGGTCGTGGGGCGGTCGGTCCAAGTGGGAGACCCATTGTTTGATGATCCGGCTGAACTAACGGCGACAATTTTGACAACGTTTGAGCAGTTACTCCCGATTTATGATCAGGTGATGAACAATAGATAG
- a CDS encoding YueI family protein produces the protein MAETDKQPVDRIETAIHGTPKLHPDEQRKYLGTFRERVEVAVTVAQIKQADYVDALTQAFAAHPDNQLFINGNLEQDLIGPYIKAASHAKIKFTIKTDDIYRTADDNYALVFTAATAINQDDIDIAHRYPAQGTSTDEDDNKPAGLLDKFKKLL, from the coding sequence ATGGCTGAAACAGACAAACAACCGGTCGATCGAATCGAAACTGCCATCCACGGGACGCCAAAGCTGCATCCCGACGAACAACGAAAGTACCTTGGGACATTTCGTGAACGCGTCGAAGTCGCAGTGACCGTGGCGCAAATTAAGCAGGCAGACTACGTCGATGCACTGACCCAGGCTTTTGCGGCCCATCCCGATAACCAACTATTCATCAATGGCAATCTGGAACAGGACTTGATTGGGCCCTACATCAAGGCTGCGAGTCACGCCAAGATCAAATTCACCATCAAAACAGATGATATTTATCGCACCGCTGATGATAATTACGCCCTGGTGTTCACCGCGGCAACGGCTATCAACCAAGACGATATTGATATTGCCCATCGCTATCCAGCACAAGGCACGTCGACTGACGAAGATGATAACAAGCCAGCTGGGTTGTTAGATAAATTCAAAAAATTATTATAA
- a CDS encoding DUF1648 domain-containing protein gives MMKRSVQLWLSYIVILLPILYGVANYQALPVRMAIHFNLDNQPNGMASKAVVVFGLPLLMVVFQLICVGATRLNATHKGPAPRFERMMIWIVPVLSGVIYATTISYNLGHRMDIWRIAISLVAFIFMAIGNYLPTISANQYAQVRRGTRPIHPMVWRRVRYWLGYTLVGGGILLLLSVMTTQVIAIIVMVVVILALFAMSLYSALAHS, from the coding sequence ATGATGAAGCGTAGCGTGCAATTATGGTTGAGTTATATTGTGATTTTATTACCGATTTTGTATGGCGTGGCCAACTATCAAGCGTTACCAGTCAGAATGGCAATTCATTTCAACTTGGATAATCAGCCGAATGGCATGGCAAGTAAAGCGGTGGTCGTTTTTGGTTTGCCATTGTTAATGGTGGTTTTTCAACTGATCTGCGTGGGAGCTACACGTCTAAATGCGACCCACAAAGGGCCAGCGCCACGATTTGAGCGGATGATGATTTGGATTGTGCCCGTACTGTCTGGCGTGATTTATGCCACCACGATTAGCTACAATCTGGGCCATCGGATGGATATTTGGCGGATTGCCATCAGCTTGGTGGCGTTTATCTTCATGGCAATTGGCAACTACTTGCCGACGATTAGCGCCAATCAGTACGCACAGGTGCGGCGTGGCACCCGGCCGATTCATCCGATGGTTTGGCGGCGCGTGCGGTATTGGTTAGGTTACACCTTAGTTGGTGGCGGGATATTGTTATTATTAAGCGTCATGACCACGCAGGTGATTGCGATCATCGTCATGGTCGTCGTTATCTTGGCGTTATTTGCAATGAGTTTGTATAGTGCGTTAGCGCATAGTTAG
- a CDS encoding autorepressor SdpR family transcription factor: MALNTTFKAIADPVRRQILEELRQNRQSAGEIAAHFNLSQATVSYHLKLLRSAGLVTVTKEKNYLYYELNASVFEEMLTWLYRFSGKQGDDNNDEA, encoded by the coding sequence ATGGCATTGAATACAACGTTCAAGGCGATTGCTGACCCGGTGAGACGGCAAATTCTGGAGGAGTTGCGACAGAATCGACAGTCGGCGGGCGAGATTGCCGCGCACTTTAACTTGAGCCAAGCGACGGTTTCGTATCACCTTAAATTATTGAGGTCCGCGGGTTTGGTTACCGTCACTAAAGAAAAAAATTATTTGTATTATGAGTTAAATGCGAGTGTGTTCGAAGAGATGTTGACGTGGCTGTATCGGTTCAGCGGCAAGCAGGGGGATGACAATAATGATGAAGCGTAG
- a CDS encoding NRAMP family divalent metal transporter, with amino-acid sequence MKNEKAISKRSALNVAMGAAFMMAMAAVGPGFLTQTATFTGKLGANFGFAILICILVDIVVQLNIWRIIIVSGKHAQVLANEVVPGLGYLLTVLIVIGGFFFNIGNIGGAGLGLNVLFGISPENGAIIAAIVAISLFLVKDALLVVDRTVQGLAVIKILILIYIIAVTTVPYQSAVQHTFLPSNIDFYSIVTIVGGTVGGYISFAGGHRLLEGGVHGSQYLKTVNEGALTGIGVASVIRVMLFLAGLAVVVSGHQLDASNPAATIFKVAAGEFGYKFFGLLLLAAGMTSTLGSTFTSVSFLDYHTASETNPRWRRWLIIGFIAAATIIFYFIGNPAKVLVVVGALNGLILPIALAILLIAATSHRIMGQSYRHPVWLLISGWVVVIFMAFAGIRTIMSIHI; translated from the coding sequence ATGAAGAACGAGAAGGCGATTAGTAAGCGTTCAGCATTAAATGTCGCAATGGGCGCGGCTTTTATGATGGCGATGGCGGCAGTTGGCCCAGGATTTCTGACCCAGACTGCGACTTTTACTGGAAAACTAGGTGCCAATTTTGGATTTGCCATCCTGATTTGTATTTTGGTAGATATTGTTGTCCAATTAAACATTTGGCGTATTATTATTGTTTCCGGAAAGCACGCTCAAGTATTGGCTAATGAAGTCGTTCCTGGACTTGGGTATCTGTTAACAGTCCTGATTGTGATTGGTGGGTTCTTCTTTAATATTGGTAATATTGGTGGTGCAGGTCTTGGTTTAAACGTTCTTTTTGGGATCTCTCCTGAGAATGGCGCCATTATTGCAGCGATTGTCGCAATTAGTCTTTTTTTAGTAAAGGATGCTTTGCTAGTTGTAGATCGCACTGTTCAGGGACTGGCAGTTATCAAGATTTTAATATTGATCTATATTATTGCCGTGACGACCGTACCGTATCAGAGTGCGGTACAACACACTTTCTTACCTAGTAACATTGACTTTTATTCCATCGTCACGATTGTAGGTGGTACGGTTGGTGGTTACATCTCTTTTGCAGGTGGACATCGCTTATTGGAAGGCGGTGTACATGGTTCGCAGTACTTAAAGACAGTTAATGAAGGCGCACTGACCGGAATTGGTGTTGCATCAGTCATTCGCGTCATGCTATTTTTGGCAGGATTAGCGGTGGTTGTCAGCGGACATCAATTAGATGCCAGTAATCCGGCCGCGACAATCTTCAAAGTTGCGGCTGGTGAATTTGGTTATAAATTCTTTGGATTATTATTGTTAGCAGCAGGAATGACGTCAACACTTGGCTCGACATTCACATCGGTATCATTTTTAGATTACCATACGGCAAGTGAGACGAATCCACGCTGGCGTCGTTGGCTAATTATCGGTTTTATAGCAGCTGCAACGATAATCTTTTATTTTATTGGTAATCCAGCAAAGGTCTTGGTCGTCGTTGGCGCACTCAATGGTTTAATCCTACCAATTGCACTGGCAATTTTATTGATTGCTGCAACGTCGCATCGAATTATGGGGCAAAGTTATCGTCATCCGGTCTGGTTGCTAATCAGTGGTTGGGTGGTCGTGATTTTTATGGCATTTGCGGGTATTCGAACGATCATGTCGATTCATATTTAA
- a CDS encoding LamB/YcsF family protein, which yields MKIDLNCDLGESFGRYSLGMDEQVLAVITSANIACGFHAGDPEVMQKTVALAHKNQVAIGAHPGFPDLVGFGRRKMQLTPAAVEADIVYQLGALQAFCGGTPLHHVKPHGALYNMAADDLTLATAICNGIASVDPSTCLIGLANSNLIKAARQVGLPYAQEVFADRQYLPNGRLVPRNQPNAMIADEDIAVQRVLRMVKDHVVTAVDGSEVSIIPDTICVHGDGPKALAFVKRIHAALIENQIAVTAF from the coding sequence ATGAAAATTGATTTAAATTGTGATTTGGGTGAAAGCTTTGGGAGATACTCACTTGGGATGGATGAGCAGGTGTTAGCAGTGATTACATCAGCGAATATTGCTTGTGGTTTTCACGCGGGTGATCCTGAAGTCATGCAGAAAACCGTTGCATTGGCGCATAAAAATCAGGTTGCTATTGGCGCACATCCTGGTTTTCCTGATTTGGTTGGCTTTGGCCGCCGCAAAATGCAATTGACTCCAGCAGCGGTTGAAGCAGATATTGTTTATCAGCTTGGGGCATTGCAAGCGTTTTGTGGTGGTACGCCACTGCACCATGTTAAGCCACACGGTGCACTATACAATATGGCAGCCGATGATTTAACACTTGCAACGGCAATTTGTAATGGGATTGCAAGTGTTGACCCGAGTACTTGTTTGATTGGCTTAGCGAATAGTAATTTGATTAAAGCGGCTCGTCAGGTTGGTTTACCCTATGCTCAGGAGGTTTTTGCGGATAGACAATATTTGCCTAATGGCAGGCTAGTTCCCCGCAATCAACCCAACGCGATGATAGCAGACGAAGACATTGCCGTTCAAAGAGTGTTACGAATGGTAAAAGACCATGTTGTAACTGCAGTCGATGGTAGTGAGGTTTCAATCATACCCGATACGATTTGTGTACACGGGGACGGTCCTAAGGCGTTAGCATTTGTCAAACGAATTCACGCTGCATTAATTGAAAACCAGATAGCAGTTACTGCATTCTGA